The region GTCGTGCGCGGCGGCCACGTGCTGTGGATCCTCGGCACGTTGAGCCCACTGCCGAAAGACATGACCTGGTTGTCGCGCGACGTCGAGGCGGCGATCGCAGAGTCGGAGGAGATCATCGCCCCGCCCTCGGTCAACTTCGGCACCGAGCTCGGCATGCTGCGCACGATGATGCTGATCCCGAGCGCGCTCAAGGCGCGCAAGAATCCCGACGGCAAGACCTTGCGGGAAATCGTCCCGGCCGACCTTTACGCGCGCTGGTTGACGCTCAAGGCGCGCTACATCGGCCGCGACGGCGGCGTCGAGAAATGGCGGCCGATCTTCGCCGCGCAGGAACTCTACGAAGCGGCGATCGGCCAGTCCGGGATGACCCTCAAGGGCGTGGTCCAGCCGGTGGTCGAGAAGACCGCGAAGCAACATAACGTGCCGATCGTCGAAGCCCGGGTCACGGTCAAGATCGAAGATCCGAAGGCCGCGCTCAAGGAGTTCTCGGCCAGCGCGCTCGACGACCGCGAGTGTTTCGCCAAGACCTTGTCGCGCATCGAGGGCGACCTGGAGTCGATGCGCGCACGCGGCAACGCCTGGGCAGTCGGCGACATCGCCAGCCTGCGCACCCTGCCGCAGGGCGATCAATACCGCACCTGCCTGGAAGCCCTGGCCACCACCGGCGTCGCCAAGCGTCTGGGTTTCGGCGATCTGCGCGAGCGCGTCACCGCGACCTGGCTCGAACGCGCGCAAGACTCGCTGGCGAAGAACCGCAGCACCTTCGCGACCTTGCCGGTGTCGGACCTGCTCGAACGCGGCGGCCTGCTCGACCGCCTGCGCGAACAGGGCTATACCGTCGAAGACCCCTGAGCGGCGGCGTCGCGCCGCGTGGCGTTCAATCGCGCAGGCGGCGCACCCGGCCGCGGTGGCCGTCGACTTCGATCCGCTCGCCATCGCTCAGCTCGCCCAGGATGCCGGGCAAATTCGCCACCGCCGGAATACCGAACTCGCGCGCGACGATGGCGCCGTGGGACAGATAGCCGCCGGTCTCCATCACCAGCGCGCCGGCCCTGAGGAACAGCGGCGTCCACGCCGGGTCGGTGCTCGGCGCGATCAATACATCGCCGGTCTCGAGCGCGGCCGCCTCGCGCGGGTCGCGCACGATGCGCGCCCGCCCATGCGCGCGCCCGGCGCCGATCGGCGTGCCCGACCAGAACGTCCCGTGCGCATCCTGCGTCGCGGTCGCCGCGCTCGCCGCAGCGACGGCGGCGAGTTCGCCGTGTTCGATCACCACCTCGGGTTCGGCCGTCGCCGCCCAGTGCAGGCGCATCGCACGACGCTCGTCGGCGCGGGCTTTGGCATGACGCAGGCCGAGCCGGCCTTCGGCAACGGCACACAGCTCCTCGGCGGTCAGATCGAAGACTTCATCGGCCTGGGCGAAGCCGCCGTCGCCGGACAAGCGTTCGCCCAGCTTCATCGCGAGACGACGTATCGCCTCGAAGTACGCCATCAAGGCGCTGCGCGCGGCCTCGCGCTGGTTGCAATCGACGATGGCGCTGCGCAACAGGTGGCGGATCAGCGGCCGCAGCCAGGCCGGTGTGCACGCGCTCAAGCGCTGCCAGGCCTGCGCCGAAATCTCGCGCTGGCGCTGACGCAAGGCCTGCGCATCGCGTCCGACCAGGGACGACACCACATCGAGCAGATAGGCCGGTTGCTCGCGCCAACGCGGCTGGCGCAGATAACTCTCGGCCACCGCGCGGTGGCCGTAGCGTTCGAGAAAGCCGGCAAATTCGCGACGGAATGCGCTGCTCTGCGGCAACTGCGCCGACCACTGCGCACTGTCGCGACCGGCGCCGCGCAGCCACGCCAATGCGGCTTCGTCCCCCGCCGCGACCTGCGCCAGCGCGATCAGGTCGTAGCCTTGTTGCGCGGTCACGCTCGCCTCGCCGCCGGCCATCAACGCCGCCGTCAGCGCCTGTCCCTCGCCGGGACAACGTTTGTCGACCAGGTC is a window of Lysobacter antibioticus DNA encoding:
- a CDS encoding TraB/GumN family protein → MRRALFAVLLLALLQPAALAQQAAPPAGDIRDLDTLVVTGEQPGPGMWKVVRGGHVLWILGTLSPLPKDMTWLSRDVEAAIAESEEIIAPPSVNFGTELGMLRTMMLIPSALKARKNPDGKTLREIVPADLYARWLTLKARYIGRDGGVEKWRPIFAAQELYEAAIGQSGMTLKGVVQPVVEKTAKQHNVPIVEARVTVKIEDPKAALKEFSASALDDRECFAKTLSRIEGDLESMRARGNAWAVGDIASLRTLPQGDQYRTCLEALATTGVAKRLGFGDLRERVTATWLERAQDSLAKNRSTFATLPVSDLLERGGLLDRLREQGYTVEDP